The following are encoded in a window of Halosimplex halophilum genomic DNA:
- a CDS encoding Rieske (2Fe-2S) protein — MDGTRIADVSDLSTDDTFLFRVRSVDENAVASGDAALRSDERTADAADERAAEAVDDAETETDGGEVQNDATNDDGIAMPDDMQDDDDDVREAILLKLGGEDDAAEAVVCWLNYCQHMTHIKLDKGSGAPVRDGEVVCANHGALFAADSGECTYGPCEGAFLNEVEVRVAGGGVYLADDEYEYVGEGPVESDDGDLSSSSNVIL; from the coding sequence ATGGACGGGACGCGGATCGCCGACGTGAGCGACCTCTCGACGGACGACACCTTCCTCTTTCGCGTGCGGTCGGTGGACGAGAACGCCGTCGCCAGCGGCGACGCCGCCCTCCGATCCGACGAGCGGACGGCCGACGCCGCCGACGAACGGGCGGCCGAGGCGGTCGACGATGCCGAGACGGAGACCGACGGCGGCGAGGTCCAGAACGACGCCACCAACGACGACGGGATCGCGATGCCCGACGACATGCAGGACGACGATGACGACGTTCGAGAAGCCATCCTCCTGAAATTGGGCGGCGAGGACGACGCCGCCGAGGCGGTCGTCTGCTGGCTGAACTACTGCCAGCACATGACCCACATCAAACTCGACAAGGGGTCGGGCGCGCCGGTCCGCGACGGCGAGGTGGTCTGCGCCAACCACGGCGCCTTGTTCGCCGCCGACTCCGGCGAGTGCACCTACGGCCCCTGCGAGGGCGCCTTCCTGAACGAGGTCGAGGTGCGGGTCGCCGGCGGCGGCGTCTACCTCGCCGACGACGAGTACGAGTACGTCGGTGAGGGGCCGGTCGAGAGCGACGACGGCGACCTGTCGTCCTCGTCGAACGTCATTCTGTAG
- a CDS encoding transcriptional regulator translates to MREASRTTRQRIADRLREEPLPASALAREFDVRAADALDHVEHISQSLEPTDETLLVAPPTCEDCGFEEFDDLVNRPARCPECKSEAVAEPSFVIE, encoded by the coding sequence ATGCGCGAGGCCAGCCGGACGACCCGCCAGCGGATCGCCGACCGACTGCGGGAGGAACCGCTGCCCGCGAGCGCGCTCGCCCGCGAGTTCGACGTGCGGGCGGCCGACGCGCTCGACCACGTCGAACACATCTCCCAGTCACTGGAACCGACCGACGAGACGCTGCTCGTCGCGCCGCCGACCTGCGAGGACTGCGGCTTCGAGGAGTTCGACGACCTGGTCAACCGCCCGGCGCGCTGCCCGGAGTGCAAGAGCGAGGCCGTCGCCGAACCCTCGTTCGTCATCGAGTGA
- a CDS encoding sugar phosphate nucleotidyltransferase: MDAVVLAGGYATRLWPITRHRPKMMLPVGETTVIDRVLSELESDARIDDVYVSTNERFADDFEQFLADRDYEKPRLSVEDTTGEDEKFGVVGALGQLVDREGIDDDLFVIAGDNLISFDVSDFIDAYEANEATTLAAYDVGSREKAKSYGLVTLDGDEVVDFQEKPADPASTLVSIACYLFPADQVRFDEYLEDGNNPDEPGWFIQWLVDNDEVYAYTFDEAWFDIGTPDSYLEAVAYYLDGDNRVADGATVENSTLGENVHVLDDAEVVDSSLDNSIVFPGATLRDCDIRESIIDRETTLEDLDLAGALIGAHTTITNGDER, encoded by the coding sequence ATGGACGCAGTCGTACTCGCGGGCGGTTACGCAACGCGGCTCTGGCCGATCACGCGCCACCGGCCGAAGATGATGCTGCCGGTCGGCGAGACGACCGTCATCGACCGGGTGCTCTCGGAGCTGGAGTCCGACGCCCGGATCGACGACGTGTACGTCAGCACGAACGAGCGGTTCGCCGACGACTTCGAGCAGTTCCTCGCCGACCGCGACTACGAGAAACCGCGGCTGTCCGTCGAGGACACCACCGGCGAGGACGAGAAGTTCGGCGTCGTCGGCGCGCTCGGCCAGCTGGTCGACCGCGAGGGCATTGACGACGATCTGTTCGTCATCGCCGGCGACAACCTCATCAGCTTCGACGTGAGCGACTTCATCGACGCCTACGAGGCCAACGAGGCGACGACGCTGGCGGCCTACGACGTGGGCTCGCGCGAGAAGGCCAAGTCGTACGGCCTCGTCACGCTGGACGGCGACGAGGTCGTCGACTTCCAGGAGAAGCCCGCGGACCCGGCGAGCACGCTCGTCTCCATCGCCTGCTATCTCTTCCCCGCCGACCAGGTCCGCTTCGACGAGTACCTCGAAGACGGCAACAACCCCGACGAGCCCGGCTGGTTCATCCAGTGGCTCGTCGACAACGACGAGGTCTACGCCTACACGTTCGACGAGGCGTGGTTCGACATCGGCACGCCCGACAGCTACCTGGAGGCCGTCGCCTACTACCTCGACGGCGACAACCGCGTCGCCGACGGCGCCACCGTCGAGAACTCGACGCTCGGCGAGAACGTCCACGTCCTCGACGACGCCGAGGTCGTCGACTCCAGCCTCGACAACTCCATCGTCTTCCCCGGGGCGACGCTGCGCGACTGCGACATCCGCGAGTCGATCATCGACCGCGAGACCACGCTCGAAGACCTGGACCTCGCCGGCGCGCTCATCGGCGCCCACACCACCATCACCAACGGCGACGAGCGCTGA
- the merB gene encoding organomercurial lyase — translation MSLPADVGEAFGRLYGTDPPATVGEWTETMRAVVEAERGRAPTVDDLCATADGDHAFVGEETEQAYICVLDPLVYPFLTGEAGTVRSTTPVRGTEVAFEIGEDGVAVSHDDAVVSIGVSTDPDRVDDAPVETVYREVCGYIQTFEDRAEYERWTEGVDAATTAVPAAVGVAVARALAGTLFDADPDGRTGAAAVECDCC, via the coding sequence GTGTCGCTCCCGGCGGACGTGGGCGAGGCGTTCGGACGGCTGTACGGGACCGACCCGCCGGCGACGGTCGGCGAGTGGACCGAGACGATGCGGGCGGTGGTCGAGGCCGAGCGCGGCCGGGCGCCGACCGTCGACGACCTCTGTGCGACCGCCGACGGCGACCACGCGTTCGTCGGCGAGGAGACGGAACAGGCGTACATCTGCGTGCTGGACCCGCTGGTCTACCCGTTCCTGACGGGTGAGGCCGGGACCGTCCGCTCGACGACGCCGGTGCGCGGGACGGAGGTCGCCTTCGAGATCGGCGAGGACGGCGTGGCCGTCTCCCACGACGACGCCGTCGTCTCGATCGGCGTGTCGACGGATCCCGACCGGGTCGACGATGCCCCAGTCGAGACGGTCTATCGGGAGGTCTGCGGCTACATCCAGACCTTCGAGGACCGGGCGGAGTACGAGCGGTGGACCGAGGGCGTCGACGCCGCGACGACGGCCGTCCCCGCGGCGGTCGGCGTGGCGGTCGCGCGGGCACTGGCCGGGACGCTGTTCGACGCCGACCCGGACGGCCGAACCGGGGCGGCCGCTGTCGAGTGCGACTGCTGTTGA
- a CDS encoding winged helix-turn-helix transcriptional regulator, with protein sequence MGESEALGEEGCACEDPACHCLLAEPMALLGRKYVMDIVCVVANHGTVRFGEIEAHLPGASTSTLSTRLDELVEAGLVERERYAEIPPRVEYELSNEGEELGERLEPLVEWAIERGAECC encoded by the coding sequence ATGGGCGAATCCGAAGCGCTGGGCGAGGAGGGCTGTGCGTGCGAGGACCCGGCGTGTCACTGTCTGCTCGCGGAGCCGATGGCGCTGCTGGGCCGGAAGTACGTGATGGACATCGTCTGCGTCGTCGCCAACCACGGGACGGTCCGGTTCGGCGAGATCGAGGCCCACCTCCCCGGGGCGAGCACGTCGACGCTGTCGACGCGGCTGGACGAACTCGTCGAGGCGGGGCTGGTCGAGCGCGAACGCTACGCGGAGATCCCGCCGCGCGTCGAGTACGAACTCAGCAACGAGGGCGAGGAACTGGGCGAGCGACTGGAGCCGCTGGTCGAGTGGGCGATCGAGCGCGGCGCGGAGTGCTGTTAG